The proteins below are encoded in one region of Hordeum vulgare subsp. vulgare chromosome 3H, MorexV3_pseudomolecules_assembly, whole genome shotgun sequence:
- the LOC123439555 gene encoding uncharacterized protein LOC123439555 encodes MAPPGSRRWAYVRIMAGTIHGGGLGFYVMHRIETSYKAKMEERLRRYEAHLLAKEKEAQLLQDEGLCEDQAQLLPDS; translated from the exons ATGGCACCGCCCGGGTCGCGGCGGTGGGCGTACGTGCGGATCATGGCAGGCACCATCCACGGCGGTGGCCTTGGCTTCTACGTCATGCACCGCATCGAGACCTCCTACAAG GCAAAAATGGAGGAGAGGCTGCGGAGGTACGAGGCGCACTTGCTCGCCAAGGAGAAGGAGGCGCAGCTGCTGCAGGACGAGGGGCTCTGCGAGGACCAGGCGCAGCTCCTGCCGGACTCGTGA